One region of Chryseobacterium sp. SORGH_AS_0447 genomic DNA includes:
- a CDS encoding amidohydrolase, producing MKITGLNLDIVWKNKAENFQHIEKELEHQEADLFLLPEMFSTGFCMDASEVSDRNLESLEFLKRMAKEKNAAFCGSASVEDNGGFYNRMYFVHPDLHVDFYDKRHLFSFSGEDKVYSPGKERVIVNYKGFRILLQVCYDLRFPVFARNNDDYDAVLYVANWPEKRVGAWEHLLKARAIENLSFVFGLNRIGTDGNDLLYRESSHCFFADGTEIAQKNGNLVTAELNLEELKEFRSHFRFLNDRDSFSIEL from the coding sequence ATGAAGATTACAGGATTGAATCTGGATATTGTCTGGAAAAATAAAGCGGAAAACTTTCAGCATATTGAGAAAGAACTGGAGCATCAGGAGGCCGACCTGTTCCTGCTTCCGGAGATGTTTTCAACGGGCTTCTGCATGGATGCTTCGGAAGTTTCCGACCGTAATCTGGAATCGCTGGAATTTCTGAAAAGGATGGCGAAAGAGAAAAATGCGGCTTTTTGTGGAAGCGCTTCAGTAGAAGATAATGGGGGCTTCTACAACAGAATGTATTTTGTCCATCCGGATTTGCATGTTGATTTTTACGATAAAAGACATTTGTTTTCCTTTTCAGGAGAGGATAAAGTATACAGCCCCGGAAAAGAAAGGGTGATCGTGAATTATAAAGGATTCAGAATATTGTTGCAGGTTTGTTACGATCTCCGTTTTCCGGTTTTCGCAAGAAATAATGACGATTACGATGCGGTTTTGTATGTAGCCAACTGGCCCGAGAAAAGAGTAGGCGCCTGGGAACATCTGCTGAAAGCCAGAGCGATCGAGAATCTGTCTTTTGTATTTGGGTTAAACCGGATCGGGACAGATGGAAATGACCTTTTGTATCGGGAAAGTTCCCATTGTTTTTTTGCAGACGGAACGGAAATCGCCCAAAAGAATGGCAATCTCGTTACGGCAGAATTAAATCTGGAAGAGCTTAAAGAATTCAGAAGCCATTTCCGGTTTCTAAATGACCGGGATTCTTTTTCAATCGAATTATAG
- a CDS encoding bacteriocin, with amino-acid sequence MKNLKKLTKKELKTIAGGSEKCPTPASWCTEWCTWSAWQKQHCLNAVLDEMPCNC; translated from the coding sequence ATGAAAAATCTGAAAAAATTAACAAAGAAAGAATTGAAAACAATTGCTGGTGGATCTGAAAAATGTCCTACACCAGCTTCTTGGTGTACAGAATGGTGTACGTGGTCTGCATGGCAAAAGCAACATTGCCTTAATGCGGTTCTTGATGAGATGCCTTGTAACTGCTAA
- the rseP gene encoding RIP metalloprotease RseP has product MEIAIKLFQFILSISILVILHELGHFIPAKWFKTKVEKFYLFFDPWFSLVKKKVGETEYGIGWLPFGGYVKIAGMVDESMDTEQLKQPAQPWEFRAKPAWQRLIIMLGGVTVNFFLAWIIYSCLSFFNGEVYADLTKFNDGIGVTEAGRKMGFQNGDKIVSIDGKPAERLDNASINILLGDQVTVLRNGKEITFPIDKDGVADVLKQKEAKLYITSRFPMIIDSLASPASKASGLAKGDKVIAVNGKPTPFFDEVSTALSENKGKTIAIEVLRNGKQETINAAVDKDGKLGVAINQKAMANVITDKKYSFGEAIPRGFERTIEALTMQVKQFKIMFNSKIQGYKNVGGPIAIVKNMPVDRAADGGISINWAAFWSFTAMFSVWLAFLNLIPIPGLDGGHVLFTLYEIIVGKPVPQKVLENAQMIGVIFLLGLMLLIFGSDIFKIFAGKL; this is encoded by the coding sequence ATGGAAATAGCAATTAAACTGTTTCAATTTATATTGAGCATTTCTATCCTGGTCATCCTTCACGAACTTGGGCATTTCATACCCGCAAAATGGTTCAAGACCAAAGTTGAAAAATTCTATCTTTTCTTCGATCCCTGGTTTTCTCTGGTAAAGAAAAAAGTAGGTGAAACCGAGTACGGAATCGGCTGGCTTCCTTTCGGAGGATATGTAAAGATCGCCGGGATGGTGGATGAGAGCATGGATACCGAACAATTGAAACAGCCTGCACAGCCTTGGGAATTCAGGGCAAAACCGGCATGGCAGAGACTGATCATTATGCTGGGAGGGGTTACGGTAAACTTTTTCCTGGCCTGGATCATCTACAGCTGCCTTTCTTTTTTTAATGGAGAAGTATATGCCGACCTTACGAAATTCAACGATGGGATCGGAGTTACGGAAGCAGGACGAAAAATGGGATTCCAGAATGGTGACAAAATCGTTAGTATCGACGGGAAACCTGCCGAAAGACTGGATAATGCATCCATTAACATCCTTTTAGGCGATCAAGTAACGGTACTCAGAAACGGAAAAGAAATTACCTTCCCGATAGACAAAGACGGCGTTGCCGATGTTCTGAAACAAAAAGAAGCTAAATTATACATCACTTCGAGATTCCCAATGATCATCGATTCCCTGGCAAGTCCGGCATCCAAAGCTTCAGGACTGGCCAAAGGTGATAAGGTGATTGCAGTAAATGGAAAACCGACCCCTTTCTTTGACGAAGTAAGCACGGCATTGTCTGAGAATAAAGGAAAGACTATTGCTATCGAAGTTTTGCGAAACGGGAAGCAGGAAACCATCAACGCAGCTGTTGATAAAGACGGTAAACTGGGAGTAGCGATAAACCAGAAAGCAATGGCCAATGTAATTACCGACAAAAAATATTCTTTCGGCGAAGCGATTCCGAGAGGTTTCGAAAGAACTATCGAAGCTTTAACCATGCAGGTAAAGCAGTTTAAAATCATGTTCAACTCGAAAATCCAGGGATACAAAAATGTTGGCGGACCGATTGCTATCGTTAAAAACATGCCTGTTGACAGAGCTGCAGACGGTGGTATTTCGATCAACTGGGCGGCATTCTGGAGCTTTACGGCAATGTTCTCTGTATGGCTAGCATTCCTAAATCTTATTCCGATTCCGGGGCTTGACGGCGGCCATGTCCTTTTCACTTTATATGAGATAATTGTTGGAAAGCCTGTTCCTCAGAAGGTGCTGGAAAATGCACAGATGATCGGTGTTATCTTCCTGTTGGGTCTGATGCTGCTTATTTTCGGAAGCGATATTTTCAAGATTTTCGCAGGGAAATTATAA
- a CDS encoding acyltransferase family protein: MNRDLYIDFAKGLATLSIIFIHTAFWSGQFYILPEVRVFSLVFDVALFYALSGITSGANIEKTLYRLLKLQITYMIFVTLLFFMDYFFKVFGLTFFSLEWLQNFYSTFGSKYATTSISAVPQWENLGNWYLHQYTNADTFPVVMGSFWYLKVYYILTVFGVLILRFFPKHIYWFIGLCAALTLLFNIFPEIYPSGQVGYVTFYMMVFLIGNRMKGKKIPARVIPVLYGIVAAALVGMFSYYGNDVFFKINKNKFPPQTPYIIWTLFSLVTLFVFYNRLKVTKENFVTYIGRNAIFFYFAQGISSSLVYFLVVPLKEYMLWWVLMILIYVINVILAFIIAAGLKKVDEVGWKALEFLRRKTAAD; encoded by the coding sequence ATGAACAGAGATCTCTACATCGACTTCGCCAAAGGACTGGCAACTCTTTCCATCATCTTTATCCATACGGCATTCTGGTCGGGACAGTTTTATATTCTTCCTGAAGTAAGGGTATTTTCTCTGGTTTTTGATGTTGCCTTATTTTATGCGCTAAGTGGAATTACTTCAGGAGCAAATATTGAAAAGACGTTATACCGGTTACTCAAACTGCAGATCACTTATATGATTTTTGTGACGTTGCTCTTCTTTATGGATTACTTCTTTAAAGTTTTCGGGCTTACATTTTTTTCGCTAGAATGGTTGCAGAATTTCTACTCGACTTTTGGGTCCAAATATGCGACCACAAGCATTTCTGCAGTTCCGCAATGGGAAAACCTGGGCAACTGGTATCTCCACCAGTACACCAATGCAGATACGTTTCCAGTAGTAATGGGCAGTTTCTGGTACCTGAAGGTTTATTATATCCTAACTGTTTTCGGGGTTTTAATCCTAAGATTTTTTCCGAAGCATATTTATTGGTTTATAGGGCTGTGTGCTGCGTTAACTTTATTATTTAATATTTTCCCGGAAATCTATCCTTCGGGACAGGTGGGATATGTAACTTTTTATATGATGGTTTTTTTGATAGGAAACAGAATGAAAGGAAAAAAAATCCCCGCCCGCGTTATTCCTGTTTTATACGGAATTGTTGCGGCCGCTTTGGTCGGGATGTTTTCATATTACGGAAACGATGTCTTTTTTAAGATCAACAAAAATAAATTTCCGCCCCAGACGCCTTACATCATCTGGACTTTATTTTCTCTTGTAACACTTTTTGTATTTTATAACAGATTAAAGGTCACAAAAGAAAATTTTGTGACCTATATCGGCAGAAATGCCATATTTTTTTATTTTGCGCAAGGCATCAGTTCATCCCTGGTTTACTTTCTTGTAGTTCCGCTGAAAGAATATATGCTCTGGTGGGTGCTGATGATTTTAATTTATGTAATCAACGTCATCTTGGCATTTATCATTGCAGCCGGATTAAAAAAAGTGGATGAAGTGGGCTGGAAGGCTCTGGAATTTCTCAGGAGAAAAACAGCTGCTGATTAA
- a CDS encoding SOS response-associated peptidase family protein — MCYNFNNKKVSLKKAVEDLEAEGYEEENFVLNGSINAFTRQTAPTIPAIVNYNGIVLMNTFWGVKENPDAPTKGKNLQSENTHTYYRKIEKNRCLIPASSYFEHKSIYLPGRKTPVKAKHEMFWKDKAQFYIAGYFDIYADGNLGFGLVTTLPNPVQAEIHDRMIITLDAKTGREFLEQEPIEKFQFPNYSPDLEYINLEPEKIPNTLF, encoded by the coding sequence ATGTGCTATAACTTCAACAATAAAAAAGTCAGTCTCAAGAAGGCAGTAGAGGATCTTGAGGCCGAAGGATATGAAGAGGAGAATTTTGTACTGAACGGCAGCATCAACGCATTTACCCGGCAAACTGCTCCCACGATTCCCGCCATCGTCAATTACAACGGAATTGTACTGATGAATACCTTCTGGGGCGTTAAAGAAAACCCCGATGCTCCTACTAAAGGTAAAAACCTGCAATCCGAAAATACCCATACCTATTATCGTAAAATTGAGAAGAACAGATGCCTGATCCCGGCTTCCTCCTATTTCGAGCATAAAAGCATTTATCTTCCGGGCAGGAAAACCCCGGTAAAAGCAAAGCATGAGATGTTCTGGAAGGACAAAGCCCAGTTTTACATCGCCGGTTATTTCGATATTTATGCAGACGGCAATTTAGGATTTGGGCTGGTGACGACACTTCCGAATCCGGTACAGGCAGAAATTCACGACCGGATGATCATTACCCTTGATGCGAAAACAGGAAGGGAATTCCTGGAACAGGAGCCGATTGAAAAATTCCAGTTCCCGAATTATTCGCCGGATCTCGAATACATCAACCTGGAACCCGAAAAAATCCCGAACACTTTGTTTTAA
- a CDS encoding co-chaperone YbbN has translation MSQKFQEIIDSERPVLIDFFATWCQPCKVQSSVLNTVKENVGEDARIIKVDVDQYPALANQYGVRGVPTLAIFKKGEILWKESGVHDVNTLTQLLKQYA, from the coding sequence ATGTCACAAAAATTTCAGGAAATTATCGATTCCGAAAGGCCGGTCCTGATTGATTTCTTTGCTACCTGGTGCCAGCCGTGCAAAGTACAGTCTTCCGTCCTGAATACGGTAAAGGAAAACGTAGGCGAAGATGCCAGAATCATTAAAGTAGATGTGGATCAGTATCCTGCACTGGCCAATCAGTACGGTGTACGAGGCGTTCCAACGCTGGCCATCTTCAAAAAGGGAGAAATACTGTGGAAAGAAAGCGGTGTTCATGACGTAAATACTCTGACGCAGCTTTTAAAACAGTATGCTTAA
- a CDS encoding metalloprotease, with the protein MKRNFSFPILLGVIAALSLSACNDDTMDTPVQPEQQTENLKIDQPNALEKVCYYVDQYWSSSSVLLTSLQNSTDTNFMNSQMTKIASMWGRSNPSLRFVNDPSNYNSTYNAISYSTGKIYYGYAIYYDAKSKGGDIVNAMILAHEYGHQLQYIFGLPSVTESTARPNELEADGFAGYYLRRPNGYNQTSFTQIAAAYEFAQSIGDYQTNSAGHHGTPPQRRSAVRLGFLLGQYDLTASAFDYNFFYYYQGVLNGTYKMAKNSKYPELDAYMKPYLDEIKKLQTGEISAEEFKNLK; encoded by the coding sequence ATGAAAAGAAACTTCTCTTTCCCGATTCTATTGGGAGTTATCGCTGCACTCTCCTTATCAGCATGTAACGACGACACTATGGACACTCCCGTACAGCCAGAACAGCAGACGGAGAACCTGAAAATCGACCAGCCCAACGCCTTGGAAAAAGTCTGTTATTACGTAGACCAGTACTGGAGCTCCTCTTCTGTGTTACTGACTTCACTGCAAAATTCCACGGATACGAACTTTATGAATTCCCAGATGACGAAAATTGCAAGCATGTGGGGCAGAAGCAACCCATCGCTGAGATTCGTGAACGATCCGTCAAATTATAATTCGACCTATAATGCGATTTCGTATTCTACCGGAAAAATCTATTATGGCTACGCGATCTATTATGATGCAAAATCAAAAGGCGGAGATATTGTAAATGCCATGATTCTTGCCCATGAATACGGGCATCAGCTGCAATATATCTTCGGACTTCCTTCCGTAACTGAATCTACGGCAAGACCGAATGAGCTGGAAGCTGACGGATTTGCAGGATATTACCTGAGAAGACCGAACGGCTATAACCAAACCAGTTTCACACAGATTGCTGCAGCCTACGAATTTGCCCAGAGCATCGGCGACTATCAGACCAACAGCGCCGGGCACCACGGTACACCGCCACAAAGAAGATCGGCTGTCCGTTTAGGATTCTTATTAGGCCAATATGATCTTACGGCATCCGCATTCGACTATAACTTCTTCTATTATTATCAAGGCGTTCTTAACGGAACCTATAAAATGGCGAAAAATTCAAAGTACCCTGAACTTGATGCCTATATGAAACCGTATCTGGATGAAATTAAAAAACTTCAGACCGGCGAAATTTCTGCTGAAGAATTTAAAAACCTAAAGTAA
- the rpmA gene encoding 50S ribosomal protein L27 yields MAHKKGVGSSKNGRESHSKRLGVKIFGGQEAIAGNIIVRQRGTQHHPGANVGIGKDHTLFALVDGKVVFRKKANNRSFVSVEANA; encoded by the coding sequence ATGGCACATAAGAAAGGAGTTGGTAGTTCCAAGAACGGTAGAGAATCTCACTCCAAAAGATTAGGAGTAAAGATTTTCGGTGGTCAGGAGGCTATTGCCGGAAACATCATCGTTAGACAAAGAGGTACACAACACCACCCAGGTGCAAACGTGGGTATCGGTAAAGACCACACTTTGTTCGCTTTGGTAGACGGTAAAGTAGTTTTCAGAAAGAAAGCAAACAACAGATCTTTTGTATCTGTAGAAGCAAACGCATAA
- a CDS encoding DUF6646 family protein: MKKLFFMLMLIFAGAVANAQAWTGKGDQKINAGLSAWGYGTGLAGTYDYGLNGLISVGAGLNVYFDNYKDNDDENRVFAFGRVNFHLKDALQLPEKLDIYPGVDVGVVGRNFGLGAHIGARYFFTERIGVFAEVGNNGSLGVSINL; the protein is encoded by the coding sequence ATGAAGAAACTGTTTTTTATGCTGATGCTGATTTTTGCCGGTGCTGTGGCAAATGCGCAGGCCTGGACGGGAAAAGGGGATCAGAAAATCAATGCCGGACTCAGTGCCTGGGGATATGGAACAGGACTTGCCGGAACATATGATTATGGATTGAACGGGCTGATTTCCGTAGGTGCCGGGCTGAACGTTTATTTCGACAATTACAAGGACAATGATGATGAGAACAGGGTTTTTGCATTCGGAAGGGTAAACTTCCACCTGAAAGACGCCTTGCAGCTGCCTGAAAAGCTGGATATCTATCCGGGCGTCGATGTGGGAGTGGTAGGAAGAAATTTCGGTCTTGGAGCACATATCGGCGCCAGATACTTCTTCACCGAAAGAATCGGCGTTTTCGCCGAAGTCGGTAACAATGGCAGTCTCGGTGTTTCCATTAATCTATAA
- a CDS encoding rhodanese-like domain-containing protein — translation MKVEQIYTGCLAQGAYYIVSENEAAIIDPLREVKPYLDRLEKDNVTLKYIFETHFHADFVSGHLDLSKKTGAPIIYGPTAQPEFEAIIAEDHQIFEIGKVKIKVLHTPGHTMESTTYLLIDENGTETAIFTGDTLFLGDVGRPDLAQKAGTLTQEDLAGILYDSLQTKIMPLDDSITVYPAHGAGSACGKNMQKETVDLLGNQKRTNYALNQPDKESFVREVLDGLTAPPKYFGMNVALNKGGYESLDTVMDKGLTPIPAEDFEAYAEETGALILDTRNPGEFYKGFIPNSINIGLKGDFAPWVGTLVVDVKHPLLLIVDEGTEEEAITRLSRVGFDHVLGYLKGGFEAWKNSGHETDEVNRISPEEFAEQFTEHSKVIDVRKISEYAAEHIDNAYNKPLDTISDWVKTIDDAEHFFLHCAGGYRSMIAASILNSHGIRNFTEIEGGFGAIKKTENFPTSDFICQSKVI, via the coding sequence ATGAAAGTCGAACAAATATACACAGGATGCCTGGCTCAGGGTGCGTACTATATCGTATCCGAAAATGAGGCAGCGATTATCGATCCGCTCCGGGAAGTAAAACCTTACCTGGACCGGCTGGAAAAAGACAATGTAACTCTAAAATATATCTTTGAAACCCATTTCCATGCAGATTTTGTCTCAGGACACCTGGATCTGAGTAAAAAAACGGGAGCGCCAATTATCTACGGACCAACGGCACAGCCTGAATTTGAAGCCATTATTGCAGAAGACCACCAGATTTTTGAAATCGGAAAAGTAAAGATAAAAGTTCTTCATACTCCCGGCCATACCATGGAAAGCACAACGTATCTGCTTATCGACGAAAACGGTACCGAAACGGCTATTTTTACGGGAGATACTTTATTTTTAGGAGATGTTGGAAGGCCTGATCTTGCCCAGAAGGCAGGAACGCTTACACAGGAAGATCTTGCAGGGATTTTATACGACAGCCTGCAGACGAAAATCATGCCTTTGGACGACAGCATTACAGTATATCCGGCGCACGGTGCAGGATCAGCCTGCGGGAAAAATATGCAGAAAGAGACTGTCGACCTTCTGGGTAACCAAAAAAGAACGAATTATGCATTAAACCAACCGGATAAAGAATCTTTCGTACGTGAAGTGCTGGATGGCTTAACAGCTCCTCCAAAATATTTCGGAATGAATGTGGCTCTGAACAAAGGTGGTTACGAAAGCCTCGATACCGTAATGGACAAAGGGCTTACCCCAATACCGGCAGAAGATTTCGAAGCTTATGCCGAAGAAACGGGAGCATTGATTTTAGATACCAGAAATCCCGGAGAATTCTATAAAGGTTTTATTCCAAACTCGATCAACATCGGCCTGAAGGGTGATTTCGCACCTTGGGTAGGGACTTTAGTTGTTGATGTAAAGCACCCGCTGTTACTGATCGTTGACGAAGGAACCGAAGAAGAAGCCATTACAAGGCTAAGCCGTGTCGGTTTCGATCATGTACTGGGCTACCTGAAAGGTGGTTTCGAAGCCTGGAAAAACAGCGGCCATGAAACGGATGAGGTAAACAGAATCTCTCCGGAAGAATTTGCAGAACAGTTTACGGAACACTCGAAAGTAATCGATGTGCGCAAAATTTCGGAATACGCTGCGGAACATATCGATAATGCTTACAACAAGCCGTTGGATACCATCAGCGATTGGGTAAAAACCATTGATGATGCCGAACATTTCTTCCTTCACTGTGCAGGAGGCTACCGGAGCATGATTGCCGCAAGTATCCTCAATTCACACGGGATCAGGAATTTCACGGAAATAGAAGGCGGTTTCGGTGCCATAAAAAAAACAGAAAACTTTCCGACCTCAGATTTTATCTGCCAGTCGAAAGTGATCTGA
- the rplU gene encoding 50S ribosomal protein L21 has protein sequence MFAIVEIAGLQYKVEQDQKLFVNRLAGDKGGKVSFDKVLLTVNGAITVGAPAVSGITVEAEILDHVKADKVIVFKKKRRKGYKVKNGHRQSLTQIQITGITGFEGAQKAEKPAKKTTKKADAEAAESAE, from the coding sequence ATGTTTGCAATTGTAGAAATAGCAGGGCTTCAATACAAAGTTGAGCAAGACCAAAAGCTGTTTGTAAACCGTTTAGCAGGAGACAAAGGAGGTAAAGTATCTTTCGATAAAGTACTTCTTACTGTAAACGGAGCAATCACGGTAGGCGCCCCAGCTGTAAGCGGAATCACTGTAGAAGCAGAGATCCTAGACCACGTAAAAGCTGATAAAGTAATCGTTTTCAAAAAGAAAAGAAGAAAAGGTTACAAAGTGAAAAACGGTCACAGACAATCTTTAACTCAGATTCAGATTACTGGTATTACAGGATTTGAAGGAGCTCAGAAAGCAGAAAAGCCTGCTAAAAAGACAACTAAAAAAGCTGACGCTGAAGCAGCTGAAAGCGCAGAATAA
- a CDS encoding DUF5686 family protein encodes MLINTSRYYPLFFLLFFTGWVYAQNTASGRIVDGKTNKQISSVDIFINESDKPSLTTTSGNFTVQSDTVIYKLKFLRKNYSLETVEVTPDNAADILVKLGQEKVSSIQEVVIHNEKPKYKNKKENPAYAIMQKVWERKRNNGLDKFDTYTYKEYEKIQFDANNLDSAFMKRKIFNKLEFIFDYKDSTASGKLALPVFLNEAVYENYGENRPAKRTKKLLVAQKTSGFQDNQIITLTAKNLYRDINIYDNTLNYFDIGFPSPVGETGFSTYDYNLIDTISIRGEEAYKIRYQPKRTEVLAFQGYLYIDTDSYAVLGATLKSTQKINVNFINGISTELEYDNPDENTFLPRKVITEIEMTPFSKKKTAKSIVAKRTVDYSEYQFNKPLEDKIFKRQEEEYNDSFVDKDEAYWVKARPDSLSKSEQGVYEMLDKLQQTPKFNRIVKLYETLASGYYHVGKSIDLGPIFSVYGKNEVEGDRIRIGARTYFTRNDPWRLQFYTAYGFKDQQVKYGAEARYMFNRVNRFTIGAGTRRDILQLGVQLTNDDGIMARTFASSTIFARGENASLSSVNQTNLFTSIEPWKNFQIRLDGTMQSIKSANPSGFNLMYYKNGDLRKTTNDSHFTLSLIARPGAKFSQTGLDRTEHGTLAPTIVLKYTKGVEGLFGSDFNYNKLQFLFYKPILIGSWGKLLLNFEAGKNFDTVPLALQNVIPGNQSYSLAQNTFAQLNYYEFVADTYTTLHLEHHFNGKILSFIPLIKKLKLREIAFIRGAYGTLSDASKAINVEGFKYSAPSEHIYYEYGFGIENIGFGNLRIFRVDFNWRGNYLDRPDISTFGVKAGFQVNF; translated from the coding sequence ATGTTAATTAACACCTCCAGATATTACCCTCTCTTTTTTTTACTGTTTTTTACCGGATGGGTTTATGCACAAAACACAGCCAGCGGAAGAATTGTTGACGGAAAAACCAACAAACAGATCAGCAGCGTGGATATCTTTATCAACGAAAGCGACAAGCCTTCCTTAACGACCACTTCGGGAAATTTTACAGTACAGTCCGACACAGTTATTTACAAATTAAAATTTTTACGGAAAAACTATTCTTTAGAAACGGTAGAGGTTACTCCTGACAACGCAGCAGATATTCTTGTGAAGCTTGGACAGGAAAAAGTAAGCAGCATCCAGGAAGTCGTTATCCATAACGAAAAGCCGAAATACAAAAACAAAAAGGAAAATCCTGCGTATGCCATTATGCAGAAAGTCTGGGAAAGAAAAAGAAACAACGGGCTGGATAAATTTGATACTTATACGTACAAAGAATACGAGAAAATTCAGTTCGATGCCAATAATCTCGACAGCGCATTCATGAAGCGGAAGATTTTCAACAAGCTTGAATTTATTTTCGATTATAAAGATTCTACGGCAAGCGGGAAATTGGCACTACCGGTATTTCTTAACGAGGCGGTCTATGAAAATTACGGAGAGAACAGGCCTGCAAAAAGAACCAAAAAGCTTTTGGTTGCCCAGAAAACTTCCGGGTTCCAGGATAACCAAATCATTACTTTAACGGCTAAAAATCTTTACCGGGATATCAATATTTACGACAATACGCTGAATTACTTTGACATCGGGTTTCCAAGCCCGGTTGGGGAAACAGGCTTCAGTACTTATGATTACAATCTGATCGATACCATTTCGATCCGTGGGGAAGAAGCGTATAAAATCAGGTACCAGCCCAAAAGAACGGAAGTTCTCGCGTTTCAGGGCTACCTTTATATTGACACCGACAGCTATGCAGTTTTGGGGGCAACCTTAAAATCTACTCAAAAGATTAACGTCAATTTCATCAACGGTATTTCGACAGAATTGGAATATGACAATCCTGATGAAAACACGTTTTTACCCCGGAAAGTTATTACGGAAATCGAAATGACTCCTTTTTCCAAAAAGAAAACTGCTAAAAGTATTGTTGCCAAACGTACCGTCGATTATTCAGAATACCAGTTCAACAAACCTCTGGAAGATAAAATTTTTAAAAGGCAAGAAGAGGAATATAATGACAGTTTTGTGGATAAAGACGAGGCCTATTGGGTAAAGGCCAGGCCGGATTCTTTATCGAAAAGCGAACAGGGCGTGTACGAAATGCTTGATAAGCTTCAGCAGACCCCGAAATTCAACAGGATTGTCAAGCTCTATGAGACACTGGCTTCAGGATATTATCATGTGGGGAAAAGCATCGATTTAGGCCCTATTTTTTCTGTTTACGGAAAGAATGAAGTGGAAGGCGACCGGATCAGGATCGGAGCAAGAACCTACTTTACCCGAAATGACCCTTGGAGACTTCAGTTTTACACCGCGTACGGCTTTAAAGACCAGCAGGTAAAATACGGTGCCGAAGCACGGTATATGTTCAACAGGGTGAACCGTTTTACCATCGGTGCAGGGACGAGAAGAGACATCCTTCAGCTTGGGGTTCAGCTAACGAACGACGACGGAATTATGGCCAGGACTTTTGCCTCTTCCACCATTTTTGCGAGAGGTGAAAACGCTTCTTTAAGCTCCGTGAATCAAACCAACCTATTTACTTCCATCGAGCCTTGGAAAAACTTCCAGATCAGGCTGGATGGCACCATGCAAAGCATTAAATCTGCCAACCCATCCGGTTTTAATCTGATGTATTATAAAAATGGAGACCTGAGAAAAACGACCAATGATTCTCATTTTACCTTAAGCCTTATTGCAAGACCGGGCGCTAAATTCTCACAAACCGGATTAGACCGGACTGAACACGGCACTCTGGCACCAACCATCGTATTAAAATATACCAAAGGAGTCGAAGGACTATTTGGATCGGATTTCAATTATAACAAACTGCAGTTTTTATTCTATAAACCGATCCTGATCGGAAGCTGGGGTAAATTATTACTGAATTTCGAAGCCGGGAAAAATTTCGATACTGTTCCGCTGGCCCTGCAAAACGTAATACCAGGGAACCAATCCTACAGTTTGGCTCAGAATACTTTTGCACAGCTGAACTATTATGAATTCGTAGCAGATACGTATACTACGCTTCATCTGGAACATCATTTCAATGGAAAGATCCTTTCGTTCATTCCTTTGATCAAAAAACTTAAATTACGAGAAATTGCCTTTATCAGAGGAGCTTACGGAACATTGAGTGATGCTTCAAAGGCCATTAATGTAGAAGGATTCAAATATTCTGCACCCAGCGAACATATCTATTACGAATACGGATTCGGGATTGAAAACATCGGATTCGGAAATCTCCGGATTTTCAGGGTAGACTTTAACTGGCGGGGAAATTATCTGGACAGGCCGGATATATCAACCTTCGGCGTAAAAGCAGGGTTCCAGGTTAATTTTTAA